One window of the Vigna radiata var. radiata cultivar VC1973A chromosome 1, Vradiata_ver6, whole genome shotgun sequence genome contains the following:
- the LOC106769840 gene encoding transcription factor MYBS3: protein MGRKCSHCGNIGHNSRTCSSFRATFVGVRLFGVQLHISNSSSLTMKKSFSMDSLPLLSSSSSSFSSSRISIDDHPEKASVSYLSDSDGLIVRPQDRKKGVPWTEEEHRTFLVGLEKLGKGDWRGISRNYVTTRTPTQVASHAQKYFIRLATLNKKKRRSSLFDLVGGSSNCKSGDLVSPTKSKGEIENDVTLSLLQAQETKTGEQKDSDDCCQDEAGADHEAVMWLHPQMKSSSNNSSAAIPDLELTLSVSKGKAKTMEQTKSTPGSFFLGPISVT, encoded by the exons ATGGGCAGAAAATGCTCACATTGTGGAAACATAGGTCATAATTCCAGAACCTGCTCTTCTTTCAGAGCAACTTTTGTAGGAGTTCGTCTCTTTGGGGTTCAACTACACATATCAAACTCTTCTTCTCTTACCATGAAGAAAAGTTTCAGCATGGATTCCTTGCCCTTATTatcctcttcatcttcctccttttcttcatcaagaatatctattGACGACCATCCTGAAAAAGCTTCTGTTAGCTATCTATCAGATTCCGATGGCCTCATTGTTCGACCACAAGACAGGAAGAAAG GAGTGCCATGGACAGAAGAAGAGCACAGAACATTCCTTGTTGGACTGGAGAAGCTGGGAAAAGGTGATTGGAGAGGTATCTCTAGAAACTATGTGACTACAAGAACCCCAACACAAGTTGCAAGCCATGCTCAAAAGTACTTTATTCGGCTTGCAACCTTGAACAAGAAAAAGAGACGTTCAAGTCTTTTTGACTTG GTTGGTGGCAGCTCTAACTGTAAGTCAGGTGATTTGGTTTCTCCTACTAAATCCAAAGGTGAAATTGAGAACGATGTCACCTTGTCACTTCTTCAAGCACAAGAAACCAAGACGGGTGAGCAGAAAGACAGTGATGATTGTTGTCAAGATGAAGCAGGTGCAGATCATGAAGCTGTTATGTGGCTTCATCCTCAGATGAAATCTTCATCGAATAATAGTAGTGCAGCAATTCCTGATCTGGAACTCACTCTTTCAGTCTCCAAGGGCAAGGCTAAGACCATGGAGCAAACTAAATCAACCCCTGGTTCCTTCTTTCTTGGACCAATTAGCGTGACTTAA